One stretch of Pirellulales bacterium DNA includes these proteins:
- a CDS encoding polyhydroxyalkanoic acid system family protein, with product MPKMTFSVPNPLGQEVAIEKLKKFVPAIKERYQSQVSNLEESWTENTLNFGFSTFGFPIKGAITVEPATVKLDGDIPFAAMMFKGKIEQEFKEALNKLLS from the coding sequence ATGCCGAAAATGACTTTCTCCGTCCCTAATCCGCTGGGACAAGAAGTAGCGATCGAGAAGCTCAAGAAATTTGTGCCGGCGATCAAGGAACGCTACCAAAGCCAGGTAAGCAATCTGGAAGAGAGCTGGACCGAGAATACGCTGAACTTCGGTTTCTCGACGTTTGGATTCCCGATCAAAGGTGCCATCACCGTCGAGCCGGCCACGGTCAAGCTCGATGGCGACATTCCTTTCGCCGCCATGATGTTCAAAGGCAAGATCGAGCAGGAATTTAAGGAAGCCCTCAACAAGCTTCTCTCCTGA
- a CDS encoding tetratricopeptide repeat protein → MSSSQRAAVLLAFYGEYLDRKDTETFVRRTTRRYTPGTLERLLANGPRTVRRASALALGLLGGYEANAALGRALTDPDRGVRTLAEDGIRLVWCRAGSESQQQKLRAIVRANTKKQYQPAIARATELLREARRFAEVWNQRAVAHFGLRRFVESIGDCREALEINPYHFAAAAGMGQCYLQLGNAASALECFRRALRLNPGMEGVRASVQHLERTLRNNL, encoded by the coding sequence ATGAGTTCCTCTCAGCGCGCCGCGGTATTGCTAGCATTTTACGGCGAGTATCTCGACCGTAAGGATACCGAGACGTTCGTTCGGCGCACCACGCGACGCTACACCCCAGGCACCTTAGAGCGTCTCTTGGCAAACGGTCCACGGACCGTCCGCCGGGCTTCGGCGCTGGCGCTAGGATTGTTGGGGGGCTACGAGGCGAACGCGGCCTTGGGACGCGCACTGACCGACCCCGACCGCGGCGTTCGCACGCTGGCCGAAGACGGCATTCGCCTCGTCTGGTGCCGCGCTGGCAGCGAGTCGCAGCAGCAGAAGCTGCGGGCCATCGTCCGCGCCAACACCAAAAAACAATACCAGCCAGCCATCGCCCGCGCCACAGAATTACTACGCGAGGCGCGCCGATTCGCCGAGGTTTGGAACCAGAGGGCGGTAGCACATTTTGGACTCCGCCGGTTCGTCGAATCGATCGGCGATTGCCGCGAGGCCCTGGAGATTAATCCCTACCATTTTGCCGCTGCGGCGGGCATGGGACAGTGCTACCTGCAGTTGGGAAACGCGGCTTCGGCGTTGGAGTGTTTCCGCCGCGCCCTGCGACTGAATCCCGGCATGGAAGGGGTCCGTGCCAGCGTGCAACATTTGGAACGCACGTTGCGGAACAATCTCTGA